The Planktothrix agardhii NIES-204 genomic interval AATCCTCGTTTTTTCAAGAATTTTAAACGGGGAATTGGGAGTAATATTCAGGGATTTTTACCCGAAATTGATGGTCAAATTATTAGCTTTGAACGAGTGGGAGAATTGTTTTTAAGAGGAATTGTGAATGCTATTCGTCAAATACCTATGGAGGTTGATTCTTTGGTATTTACCGTTCCAGTTGACAGCTTTGAATCCTATCGTTATTGGCTTGGAAAAGTATCTGAATCTCTTGATGTAGAACAGGTAAAACTGTTAGATGAACCCACGGCGGCTGCTTTAGGTTATGGATTAGCAGATCAAGAGCTTTTGCTGGTAATTGATTTAGGTGGAGGAACGTTAGATCTCTCCCTAGTTCGTTTAGAAGCAAATAACAATAAAAAACCGTTAGGTTTTATTTTAAAATGGGGGCAAAAATCCTTTACAGAATCATCAGGACAACGGGTACAAACTGCTAGAGTTTTAGCGAAAGCGGGGCAAAATTTAGGGGGTTCTGATATTGATAATTGGTTATTAGATTACTTTACTAAAACCCAAGGTTTACCCAAAAATAGCCTAACTAATCGTTTAGCTGAACGTTTAAAAATTCAATTATCTTTACAAACTCAAGCGACAGAAGTTTATTTTGATGACCAAACCTTAGATAGTTATGAATTAACCTTAACGCGGAACCAGTTTGAAACTATTCTTACTAATGCTAGTTTTTTTGAAACCTTAGATGATTCTATTGGTAAAGTTTTCCAACAAGCTCGCCGTCAAGGAATTGAAGTTTCTGATATCAATGCTGTTTTATTAGTGGGAGGAAGTGCTCAAATTCCATCGGTACAAACTTGGATTCAGCAATATTTTGAGAATGATAAAATTCGCCGTAAAAAACCTTTTGAGGCGATTTCCCATGGTGCTTTACAACTAAATCAAGGGACAAAAATAGAAGATTTTTTATATCATAGTTATGGGGTTCGCTATTGGAATCGTCGGGATAATTGCCATAGTTGGCATTCAATTATAAGATCAGGTCAACCCTATCCGATGACGACACCCATAGAATTAATGTTGGGTGCATCTTTGGAAAATCAACCCAGTATTGAATTGATTTTAGGAGAATTGGGGGATGAAACCGGAGGAACAGAGGTTTATTTTGATGGCGATCGTTTGGTCACTCGTCGTTTAGATCAAAGCCAAATTGTTCAATCTTTAAATGATACCCCAGGCGGTCGCACCATTGCTCAATTAGCCCCTCTAGGAAACCCAGGAAGTGATCGGATTAAAGTCTTATTTCAAGTAGATGAAAAACGATTTTTAAGAATTACGGTTGAAGACTTATTAACCGATAAACTGCTTTTAGAAAATCAAATTGTTGTCCAGTTAAGTTAGAGGGAAATACCAGATTTATGATGTTAAAAGTTTACCCTAATTGTGAGAGAGAAAACTATGCGATCGCGAGCTATTCGGGAAGGTTCTGTGGGTTTATTAATTTTGTTGGGATTGGGTTTACTCGGAGCCGTAGTTTTATGGCTGAAAAATATTAGTTTAGGAAGTCGTAGTTACACAATTATTGCAGAATTTTCTGATGCGTCTGCATTACAAATCGGAACAGTTGTCAGATATCGAGGGGTTAAAGTGGGTCGATTGGTTCAACTTAAAGCATCCTTAAATGCTGTTGATGCCATTTTAGAAATTACACCGAGTAGTTTTATTATTCCTCGCAATGTGATCATTCAATCTAACCAAATTGGTTTATTAAATGAAGGATATATTGATATTATTCCCAAGGAAAAATTTTCTCAAAACTTCGCAGATGCAGATCCGCTTAGTCCCGATTGTCCTGAAACTATTCTTTGTAATAATACTCGCATTCCTGGAGAGCTAGGAATTGATATTATGAAACTAATTGGCAGTTTATATCAATTTGCAGAAATCTATGGAAATCCAGAGTTATTTGCTAACCTAAATGCCGCCGCCAAAACCAGTTCTAGTGCCGCACAAGAAGCCATCAATTTAAGTGGGAAAATATCGGATTTTTTAGCCACTACTGAGTCAGAAATTAGGCAATTAAATGGGTCTGTAGATACTGGAATCATTGGTTTAAATCAATCAGTTAGTCAAGGAGTTAATGCTTTGACTTCAGAAATAACCAATCTTTCAACTGGTGTTCAAAGAGATACAGAAGAAGTCACTAAAGCTACTGTTAATTCTGCCAATTCTATCAGTCAGGCGGCGAATCAAGTTAGCGCTCTTAGTAATCAATTTAGTGGATTATTAGCGAATAATCGATCTAGTTTAATTTCTACTTTAGAAAATATTAATCAAACCACCAAGGAACTCAGTGTTTTAGTCGGAAGTCTAACCCCGATCATGACTCAATTAGAACAGGCTAATATTATTAAAAATTTGGAAGCCGCCTCAGCTAATGCAGAAGCCACATCAGCTAACCTCAGAGATTTATCAAAGGGAGTCAGTGACCCTGAAAATTTAATCCTCATTCAACAAACTTTAAATTCAACCAGAAATACACTACAAACTATTCAAAAAATTAGTGAAGATGTTAACCAAGTAACCGGGGATGAACAATTACAAAATAACCTGAAAAACTTAATTAATGGTTTGGGGAGATTATTTAACTCAACTCAAAGTTTAGAAAGACAAAAATCAATGTCGGAAAAATTAGAACCTCTCGCAGAAGCCGTTAAAAAAACTCAGGTTACACTCTCAACTATTAATCAATCTTCAACCCTAAAACAGCCTGGTTTTGAAGCGAATGAAAGGGTAAATCAACTGATGAATTCTGCTACAGATTATTCTATTGATCAAAATCAAAAATTTGTTTTTCCACCCCAATTTAATCAAGAATAGGAAATAGCTTAACTTAAGGAAAACATTTTATTATCTAGTGTTTTAAGCGGTTCAACTTTTATATCTTCGATTTGTGGAAAAACATCAATAAATCTTTCTCTAATTTGATCAAAAATATCTAGCTGATTTTCATAAGTCAGATATAGTTTAGTTCTAATATCTTCCTCACTATTGACTATACTCTCTAAAGTTTTGTATTTACCTTTCAGAGAGTATAAAGGTTTTTCATGTATTCTAAGGCGAAGACCAGGGTTCCTTTTACAGTAGAAAATATGATTTTCCATATAACTTAAAAGTTTGTTATTTTTCAAAGTACCCAACCTATGTGCATTGTTGCAAGTAATATTGGCGATCATCTATGCAGAAACTATTATACAAACAAAAACACCCTTCCGATTTATCACTGGAAGGGGGTTTTTGATTATTAACCTGGCACCGAGCTATTTTCCCAGGAGGCTACCCTCCAAGTATCTTCGCCGTATCAGCGTTTCACTTCCGAGTTCGAGATGGATCGGAGTGGTTCCACTGAGCCATAGGCACCAGGAAAGCTCTACAAACTTTTACCTGGGTTTGAGGTTTGCAGCCGTTTGTGTTTTGCTTGCCTCTCACAATTTACTAATCTACTCGCTTTTTCTGGGAATGTCAACCCCTTTTTAAAACTTTTTTTTGATATCGCTAAAACCTATACTGTTCAGCGTTTCTAGGATTAGGGGGCAGCCCTCAACCCCAAATATGGCAGAATAGAAAAGATTGTCTAAAATTGCCCAACTTGTCGAAACATGACTGCAACGACCCCAACCCAAGCCACGAAATACGAACCCTTTAGTACCGAGGCCAAATGGCAACAGTATTGGGAAGCTCATCAGGTGTTTAAAGCTGACCCCAACCAACCCGGAGAACCCTATTGTATTATGATTCCCCCCCCAACGTGACGGGAAATCTCCATATCGGTCATGCTGTTAATAATTCCCTAATTGATGCTCTGATTCGGTATCATCGGATGAAGGGTTATAACACTTTGTATTTGCCGGGGATGGATCACGCCAGTATTGCAGTCCAAACGATTTTAGAACGACAACTGAAAGCAGAAGGGAAAACTCGCGACGATTTAGGGCGAGAAAAATTTTTACAACGAGCTTGGGAATGGAAACAAGAATCTGGCGGAACAATTGTTAATCAGTTGCGACGTTTGGGGGTTTCTTGTGACTGGACACGGGAACGATTTACCCTAGATGAAGGGTTATCAAAAGCGGTATTAGAAGCCTTTATTAGATTATATGAAGATGGGTTAATTTATCGGGGAAAATATTTAGTTAATTGGTGTCCGGCTAGTCAATCGGCGGTATCGGATTTAGAAGTAGAAAATAAAGAAGTTGATGGGAATTTGTGGCATTTTCGTTATCCTTTAAGCGATGGTAGTGGTTATGTGGAAGTGGCAACCACCCGACCGGAAACGATGTTGGGGGATACGGCGGTAGCGGTGAATCCTAATGATATTCGCTATAAAGATTTAATTGGGAAAACAGTAATTTTACCGATTATTAAACGGGAAATTCCGATTATTGGGGATGATTTTGTTGATCCGAATTTTGGTACGGGTTGTGTTAAGGTAACTCCGGCCCATGATCCGAATGATTTTCAAATGGGTCAACGGCATCAACTGCCGATGATTAATATTATGAATCAGGATGGTTCCTTAAATGAAAACGCGGGGCCCTTTGCCGGACAGGATAGATTTGTAGCGCGAAAAAATCTGATTCAATTCCTGAAAGATAAGGGATTTTTAGTTAAAATTGAGGACTATAAACATACGGTTCCCTATAGCGATCGCGGTAAAGTTCCGGTAGAACCGCTATTATCAACTCAATGGTTTGTTAAAATTCGTCCCCTGGCAGATAAGGCGTTAAATTGTTTAGATCAACAGGATTCTCCTGTCTTTGTTCCTGACCGTTGGACAAAGGTTTATCGAGATTGGTTAGTTAAATTAGATGATTGGTGTATTTCTCGACAATTGTGGTGGGGGCATCAAATTCCGGCTTGGTATGCGGTTAGTGAAACGGGCGGT includes:
- a CDS encoding DnaK family protein is translated as MTISIDFGTSNTVISRWNSATQKPETLKLPNLSQISSQNPPLIPSLVYLKDASQPDILLGQQVRDGGYDISNNPRFFKNFKRGIGSNIQGFLPEIDGQIISFERVGELFLRGIVNAIRQIPMEVDSLVFTVPVDSFESYRYWLGKVSESLDVEQVKLLDEPTAAALGYGLADQELLLVIDLGGGTLDLSLVRLEANNNKKPLGFILKWGQKSFTESSGQRVQTARVLAKAGQNLGGSDIDNWLLDYFTKTQGLPKNSLTNRLAERLKIQLSLQTQATEVYFDDQTLDSYELTLTRNQFETILTNASFFETLDDSIGKVFQQARRQGIEVSDINAVLLVGGSAQIPSVQTWIQQYFENDKIRRKKPFEAISHGALQLNQGTKIEDFLYHSYGVRYWNRRDNCHSWHSIIRSGQPYPMTTPIELMLGASLENQPSIELILGELGDETGGTEVYFDGDRLVTRRLDQSQIVQSLNDTPGGRTIAQLAPLGNPGSDRIKVLFQVDEKRFLRITVEDLLTDKLLLENQIVVQLS
- the valS_1 gene encoding valyl-tRNA synthetase, encoding MTATTPTQATKYEPFSTEAKWQQYWEAHQVFKADPNQPGEPYCIMIPPPT